The genomic DNA gaggattttattttaatcactttatttttatcaacagcgttattttttttaatccgttattttttctcaaattaattaatcaaaattaatatatatatttatttttcttcctgTTTCAGGGAAGGATGTGCAATATGTATCCTTTCCTCCAAtgttgggtggcgtgttcctttaaagatTAGACTGTTTACTCTAGTCAAAGGTATATGAGACACCTCcctgaaaaagaaaaagcacTGTGGGTGTAGATGCCAACAATTGTATCATTTCACATGACATCAAATCACCTCTCTCTTGAAAAACAAGCCAAATTTGTATCATCAACAATTGTATCATTGTCTGGGTTGAACTTGGACTAAACAATTGGATTTGAGAACAGATAACGGCTGAATAGGTCTAATATGACCAAGCATGTTTAAAAGAAAGCAAATACTTGTGGATTAGAGTGGAGTGGTTTACCTTAGAATTGCACTCTTATATAACAAACAGTTTATAAGGGTCACTTAATGTTAACCTTTGTGAAAACCTATTAGTGCAGACACTCAAACTGTTCATTAAGGATAAGGATAGCAAATGGATGACAACATCAGGAAATGCGTGAAATAGCCAATGCTGTAAAACTGGACACCTGAGAGACCTCATTTTAGGGACTAACAGTGTAAGTATAACACATTGCAAAACTGTCTAACCAAGTGtaattaatcttatattaaagtgtaattaatcttatattaaaggaaccatatgtaagattgtggccaaaactggtactgcaatcactttcaaattacaaattattttgaaatgacaatatcctggccagactactgttgtcagtgatataagtacagtgtttgaaatgaacatgatttcttaatgtctagtgacatatcagggccattttatgattaattgaaatacatttcttacatacagtTCCTTTGAGATAAAAGAGAGCAAATTTGGCAACCAGTGCATTAAGCTAATTTGTCTTAAAGACAAcaaatttggctgccagtgcATTAAACAAATTTGTTGTGATAAGACATCTTACAATAAGTCAAACAAGTCAAAATGATGAGAAAGTGCTAGGTACGTCTCTTTAtactactgtactgtactgtctttttttatcttaatataagattaataataataatttgggggcagccgtggcctggttagcgcttcgacttgtaaccggagggttgccggttcgaaccccgaccagcaggaacggctgaagtgcccttgagcaaggcacctaacccctccctgctccccgagcgccgctgttgtagcaggcagctcactgcgccgggattagtgtgtgcttcacctcactctgtgttcactgtgtgctgagtgtgtttcactaatccccagattgggataaatgcagagaccaaatttccctcatgggatcaaaagagtatcatatgccctttcaacaataaaaacaaaaacaatgcttgaacattctatttggttcccaatctacttcctctgcattaagataacatatggaatgttaaaacggaagccttgtggggccaactatgatgctgataatcgaactctcttgaaagggtcataacacagataagcagtttttgtagCACACTAAAACTGTCAGTTTACTTTAAAAGTCAGTACACTTTTCAttactgaaattattttttttttttcaatacttGTCCACCAAGTCCATCTTTATTGTGGATGACAGAGTCAATCCTCTTCAGCATGAGAAATACCAGTGCTGCAAGCATTTGTGAAGAGTGTATCTTCAgatacatttttaaatgtttctCTTTGTTGGAGGTGTTTTTGTTGCTCGACCTTTCTCTTTTAAGTAAATTCAAGTGAATTCAAGTGAAGTGACATTCATATCAAACGACACCAGAGGAACAGAAGCAGTTTTCAGACTGGATGGGCAGCTTTCTCAAGCATATGAAGGCTTCCTAGTCTTTCCACTGTCTCATGTTGTAATGCTGAGAACTATTCCATATATATGGTATTGCACAGATACACAGCTTTCAAGAGCCCATTCAATCCGGATATGAAGAGATCCTTTGTGTTTGGTAATAGTTTTTGGTGTGGTATTAACAGTCAAGTGTTGAAAAGCTTGATTGAACACACCCGCATgtgcactcacgcacacacacacgcgcgcacacacacacacacacacattaaaaatggTATCAGTACTCATGTActagagcagtgtttttcaaccttttttgtgccacggcacacttttgacacttaaaatgtcccacggcacactaacatcctgtgtgaagaaaaaataaacataccatagcctaaaatttcaaataatacacagatatggccttattatggcttctatgcaagacctgctcaataaaacaagcgccctctgtttcatttgtagttgactatatctaatttaattgttgttttgaactggatatgtgatgattctgtgaattcTGGATATGGgacccccgttgtacaatgcctgcattctacaaatagtgcaatcatacaatcaatgagagcatgtggttataaattctttgatgcaacagttgcttttctggaccagtgagtgacattgggttaattttctgcggcacacctgatgatctctcacggcagtgtgccccggcacagtggttgaaaaacattgTACTAGAGTGTAGTGATGCATGTGTttgcattaatacacacacacaaacatgtgtgcaATTACAGGTCATGTTTGTCATATAGGCAATGTTTTGTTGCTTGTTTTCAAAAGACCAACTTTAGAGTTTTAGGAGCAGCACGCTGATGAACCATGTCGGTGTAATGGGATCAAGATGAACCACTTCTGCTGTTCTCAGAATTTGAATAACCTGTTTTACCAGGTGATCATGCAGGATGCCAGAGGCATAGTGTGGTGTTATCTACTCCTAAGCCACTTTCAGGGAAGAACAAAAAGCCAGTTTGCTTTTGACTACCCATCTGAGACAAACTGTCAGCAAAAAAAACACGCAAATCTTGCTAGACTGTTCTGCTTTGGGTGGTCCATTAATCTTGAAAAGTGGACTGCATCTGGGAGGAAGCATATAGTATTCCACCTTAAACTTTCTTTTTAAACAAACCTTTTTGCCATGAAATTATCAGCATGTCAGGTTTTAGTGTCTTTATCGGTGTTGTTAATGCTGGCACTGGCCATCATTGTCTTTGGCCAGAGGACAATGATAGTCAGGTTGATAAAGGACACGGAGGACACAGAGCAAAGAATTAAGTCCCTCCTGTGGGACGTCAAGCAGGAGAATCATAAAGTACAGCTCTATGACGAACAAGCAAAAATCGCCCAAATGAAGATGGATAAAGACAAAAACACTCTGGAGGGGCTTGCTGTTGACTATCACAAAAAGGTAGCTGAGAGGGAAGCatgtgagagattacaggtgAGAGAGAACTCAACTACAGTTACAtgagctgtttaaaaaaaaaaccatgaCATTCTTTGTTTATCTTTTCTAGTTTGTGTGCATTACTGCTACTGTGTTTGACTAGGGCTAAAAACAACGAGGTGCTAATGTTGGAGTAATGCAGTCAGGGGACTTGAGCCTTTCCTGTTCTGTGCTTTCACAGAGCAAATTAGCAGTAGAAATGGAAGCAGTGCAAAAGGAGACGACTACACTGGAAGGTATGGACATGCGACTTCTCAAATTTTTCTTACCTACCAAATATTTAATTAGCAATTTTGTAAGTGTGAAACTATTTCTGCCATGGCTAAGGGTTTGTTTCATTTGTGGTATCTATTTGGCATTAAGCCACTATTTGTATGCTCTCTAAGCACtctatgctcccacttggacaaaccATCACAAACAATTTGATTTCATAGCTATGCCGATGACACCCAACTTTACTTAGCTCTTTCGCCTAACGACTATGGTCCCCTTGAATCTCTTTGTCAGTGTATTGACAAGATTAACAACCGAATGTCTCAAAAAaatattccaaaaataattcagtggaaatgcatggattccagtttcttccagtagcagcaactggaatccatgcatttccactgaattatttttggaatctaatcactatcatacctgttcattcttactcgttgctttcgacttatcattgactaaattcaagatggctgcaaagcgCTAAaccgtgaagatactgtctgtataaatcgtcttgtaagtaaactaccagtgctttttcaaagttctcaatgtctcattttaaatgtcagggccctcggaagtctaccaatgaagtgtggagatacattgagcctcgtaaacgggtgtaaaacagtgatttatttgcatggctagcccgatgccactattgaaaaagatgttggtagcatcggctaactagcgccagattttggagtgcaggggacaagccgagatgggctatgagacatacgttcacactcggtatcatgtttcgatacactttaggtcaatatcacaccggaattctcctttaaaggaattatccggagtaaaatgcactttagatcgatttacggatgattgggggtacatacgttgagttgacatcaaaatcatgtcattcggatgtgttttgagaaagttcgattgtaCCGTTTTCAGTCAAAACTCGTAGCCTGGAAGTGAGCAGGGCATATCAATTTCGCCACTACAAAATGctttttttatacctcttctacagttccaaacaacataacacttacgtggtagtgagtagagggtgttgtaacacgctctggaaattcacaatttcgtcgccgtttaaaaaaaaaaaaaaaacatagtccagtccatataacttcatttcaatttcgaaagaaatactggactatgttttaaaaaaaaaaaaaaaaaaaaaaaaaaaaattgtgaatttccagagcgtgttacaacacactcagcaatcgactcctacggactgttccctaaagatggcagcaaagatggcaacatttccggaaaggtactggcttgatgaaattcattctggactcgctatctgaccacataaagacctcgggatacttcggtttggctttagggaccctctactcactaccacgtaagtgttatgttgtttggaactgtagaagaggtataaaaatagcgttaaaaagtgcttaaactaacatatttagtggtgtatgtgctctgactaagttcgtgtggcatataaaccacaattcgtttcgcgtcgctctcattgaggttgaatggcactggcacttgtatcaacacgaattgtggtttatatgccacacgaacttagtcagagcacatacaaatatgttagtttaagcactcgatctttttagctagctgacaggcgaaatgctagtattttaggacattggattgcattgtaaacctagctagacagctaggctacatgctgcaacacaggtatgaaatatattatgtcttattgaccTTTACAAGTCCTTTACATttataagtcccttcagggcggaacaggtctggttcgccctgtcgggacttattttcccaataatgatcGGCGTAtaaattatcccttacttattgaaagacctctgtgtatgaaatgctttatataaataaagttgacttgactattTGGAACTATCCAGTGATATTCCTTCACCCTGGTCTTTTTAACTTTGTTGACAGTTTCACTCATGTTAGACTGCCTGTATTCACAACCACacagttaaataaataatactatTGTTCATCAGGTAAGAGGTGTAGGCTTGTACTAAGGTACATTTCTTGCAtgcaacatgtacagtatgaatGGATATGAATGGTATCTTTTTCTTTGCCTTCTGCACCCTCTTGTGGTTCAATGTAACAGTGCAAAAGTCAAAAACACAGTAAGACAAGTACTGTCAGTTCACATAATTATAGTtaaccaactctctctctctctctctctctctctctctctctgcctccctccccctttcatccattacattatatacacattcctctcccttttctctcttcaaTTACACTCTCACCCAATCACTCTCAGGGGAATTCAATGTGTCAAAGACTGAATGGAGTAATGAGATAAACAAACTCAAACAACAGCTGGAGCAGCCGAGCCCAGCGTGTGCCTATGTGAAGAAGGACACACCCGCGTCAGCGTGAGTGACGATGAACTTTGATGTTTTGGCcacatgcacagacagcagTGGTTAGCTGAAATGGGGGTAGACCTATGGTGTGTTCTcctttcaagtcaagtcaagtcaagtcaagtcggcttttattgtcaatttctttacatgcactggtcatacaaagaattgaaatttcgtttcttactttcccatgcagacagtCTCAGATAGAGCAcaaagaaaaagcaaaaaatgctCAAACACGTAATGTATTAGGAACTTTAGAATTTGCCCATTGGAAAGCCAACAATTCTAGCCTTTCTTGCCATGGAAGTAAACTGAGCACACCAAATAGCGCTTTTATTAACAATAATAGGCAACAATCCTGGTCTTCGACAAATGCTTTTCCCAGTCTGCTAGACTGTGGCTGTCTGTGCCAAAATGAAACTACAGTATTTTTGACTGCATATTTAAAAAGCAATGTATATTTTAATGTGATAAATGTGGGCTTTTCATAATCATGtaatataaattataaattaaattatCCTCATCTATGAGTAGATGGGAAACTAGCTCATACCAttcacactgcaaaaactgcttatctaataaaatctaaccaagataAGAAGATAAcaaatctaataaaatctaacaagatcaagataaaaaaaaaaactagtttgtattgttttcagtataaaatgactttctcgtgaaatcatttgacttaatttacattctgaaaacaagcacatttttctgccagtgcgttaagcaaatttgtcctaaaaacaagcaaatgtgtctgccagtgcgttaagtaattttgtcttgataagactacTTAAAAATACTCCATAAAAATAAGTCGAAGTCTTCTTAAAtcaagtcaaaatgatctttcgagagagcgctaggtaagtcttttcatactaaaaacaataccaaatagattttttgatcttattataaaatcaataacacttggttagatttcattttttgcagtgcaccTGCTGCTCATTCTGACTAATACGGTGCAGCTTTGTGTTGTAAAGGCTACATTCCCTGAATAATCACAGATGTTAATTCAGTTGTGCAACTGTGAAAAACCCTACCTCTGTTTGTCTCCAACAGGAAACTATGCCCTCTCCTAGCAGCAAATTACACAGTCACTCCATCAAAGGAAGGACAGAGCAAAAAAGCATGATGTCAATCACTTAACTCGAtgaatttgttttcttttatttatgtattgtgAATTTCCACATTGATTCGCAAGcagctttttgttttgttaaaagGAGATGTAAGACTCAACATCCTGTTAAGTTTTCTTATTCTCTTATTTCATGGTGACACGATGATTAGCAGACATGATGATTAGCACAGTACATGTCCCCACTCCCCACATCTCtgtcaagtgtttttttttttttacatttgaatATTGTTGAGAATTTTAAGTAGCCTATGTTTGTTTTGAACCCAGCAATTTCTCCAGTTCTATTTTTGCTGAAACCCATCATCTTCTCCCAGAAACACTGTTTTAAAGAATAAAAGGGCTTAGGTACTGAAAGACATACGTGATTAAAAGTTAGTTTGTAAGTAACTCTTTTTGGGTTTCTTTTGTCAACCATGGACATTGCTCAACCTATTTTACTGGGGCATGGAATATAAATAAGTTCCTTTCTACCTTTGTATGAGTCTGTGTTATTGCTCTGTGGTAAAACAGCCTACCTGAAATTGCCAGCTCGTCTTTTTGGTAATGCAGAAATTAGATCATCAAATCATTATTGATATGGTTACCAGTGTTGGGAAGTaactgaatacatgtaaatacaGTTACAATTTAATTGTCTGGTATTCAATTTACACTGATATATTTAAGGGATTGCATTTTAAATCTTTATAACACATAGGCCAAGGCTTTTCACACTCAAATATTTTTTAACCACATTATGATACATGCCTATGTATCCCTCAGGTggttcctttctctttctctgataGCCTAAATTAAAAACCTCTTAGTAGAATGTAACATTAGTTGTGTTGTAGGCCAATAGGGCCTACAGTATATCCAGCCAGCATATTGTAGGCCATAGGTTCTTCTTTCTTGACAGGGTGTTCTGCAAAAAGGCATGTATGTGCTGTTGAAATTCATTACAAAGAATCTGTACTGTAGGTCTTTGTTTGGGATTTGGCAGGCGTTTAGCacagggttgccaactctcacacatCTTGGGGGACACTCATGCTTTCAGCATCAATCTCAATAATTTTTTTTGCAATCCATTCATTTTCTGTTGATGACTAGATTAGACCACAGCATTGTTTCTAAATGACATGAGACGAGTTTACGGCATACATATGTCTTTAGACCAACAGCAGATCTAATATCTGCCTACAACGTTCTCGGCGCAGTTTGCTCTGATTGTTGATTCGCTGACAATTTTTTCCGCTCCGCGACACCTTCACGGAACACGCTGCTATTTAGATTTTAtagattttggaatccaccagccacaatggtagtggaaaacatattttatttccatctctgatacatacgtacactcatacacacacgcacacacatttcttgaatttccccatggggatcaataaagtatctatctatttatctatctattttgcGTGAAGTCACTACTATGTTCTCCACCCCTGATATTTGAATagggcccctcagtcaaataacacgAGTTAAGTTATGTAATATGTCTTAACAGGGCCCCTCAATCAAATTATGGATTATGTTATTCACCCCTGATATCCGAATGGagcccctcagtcaaataatACAGGTCACATAAATATGCTTTGTAATGAACATCTTTTTTCACAGCAAGATGCCTTAAAtctgttgatggttatgtcatctttgtaagtctcaatctgtcaatttctttccacaaactcatcagaagtcatcatttaatcattaatgctatcattttatttttcatgcccccggacccccctaCAATTGTTGAGCTACTAATGTTGAGGTGGGCAAGGCCCAGGGGCCCTTTccatgtctgtgcccaggggcccagtggctcataatcctTCCATGCCACGGGGTAAAAACACTGGTCTTGTTAGCATATATAAAGACAAAGCTGTTCTGTCTTTAATATAATGACAttaagggccctatcatgacagtctaaatcgcatggtcactggcgaaaagcttatttaaatttagcgggatgtccagtccacaggTGTGTTTTCATTATCAAACGTCGGACTGATGGCGCAAccaggtgttcctaggtttcttcAAATCAGTCATggatgtgttttgggcgtaacatcatttaaaccaatgagaatgacatctgtcattccctttaacagcgagCAGGGCAACTTtaaacagcgcatcggtattttcGTAGGCTACAACTAGTATTAGTATTagcttaccccaataatgttccaatgactgaataaaaaaacctttatcctgcagaggaggaggaagcacgTTCGTGGATGAGAAGGTGTGTTGCACCCGCCCATATCACTGTGGCTATTAATGCGCTCTTAAAgtcacactatgcaagattttcacctttatgaagccaatttgagtccctaccgagaaaaccagccttgcaacttcCAAGAGCGGCGCCCCACTAAAtctcgtgaaacattacctttgtcagtagatatagctctttggagacggttttttgcctgttgttaatcttTCACCTCCacagcaaaagcatttgcattgtgtacaggaGGGCTAAGTcacaagaagtttgctatttacaatatcaGAGTAACATAGAAGTACATTGCGACTCTAAAGGGAGCTCTGcactcgccaaaaatacctaaacctgcataccTTTAaaataacatacagtataaacaacTCACAATGGACTTCTGATCAGGTTTTTTTTTGGTCAGTGGTGTAGCCTAATGCATTTTAggtagtgctgtcaaacgattaaaatttttaatcacgattaatcgctgaattcctatagttaatcacaattaatcacatattttatcatatgattaaaattctattattttgcatttctg from Alosa alosa isolate M-15738 ecotype Scorff River chromosome 20, AALO_Geno_1.1, whole genome shotgun sequence includes the following:
- the si:ch73-347e22.8 gene encoding uncharacterized protein si:ch73-347e22.8, yielding MKLSACQVLVSLSVLLMLALAIIVFGQRTMIVRLIKDTEDTEQRIKSLLWDVKQENHKVQLYDEQAKIAQMKMDKDKNTLEGLAVDYHKKVAEREACERLQSKLAVEMEAVQKETTTLEGEFNVSKTEWSNEINKLKQQLEQPSPACAYVKKDTPASAKLCPLLAANYTVTPSKEGQSKKA